A genomic window from Nicotiana sylvestris chromosome 11, ASM39365v2, whole genome shotgun sequence includes:
- the LOC138880863 gene encoding uncharacterized protein, giving the protein MSAPPRNWEEQSTARPPLFNGQYYSWWKNRMSDHIIGEDYELWDIVTDGPLAIMKKNAEGVDVPKTRADCTSEDLKKVLPVSWESKITTIQESKNIVTLKLDELIENRIACELRRKTMKMDAPKKERSLTFRITEGVDLEEDEMTMITKDFKKYLMRGKGPSRSRSYNKPRVQPKKNKGSTKDMVAAWGESSDKDSEDEDGDEQTLIAIGESDEESEVNIIHLKDKIKFSSKERLSKLLLNFIDESEDLNNENEQLSKECVILKAKCKNLELRACESECKNVELKNQVHELDTTVLEHRFENLKLKLGTGKKKADHTQFTLEENVGKIKDELYKRGDNEEIGLIRNSNGETTVQPEDASQEGTSDGTGPSTQDEPGSSVDQKLYRGMIGSLLYLTTSRPEIIFSIGLCARFQENPKKSHLTAKEESGSSETEYVSSNSKVSPETISKVATNLENRFVGSITGVETTESGEVGGKKKRESKGARSTVRGKGTRVADSSPTPVSLTKDVGAMIVWGDEPGSSVEETLADLQKKVTESYNPVPVNSKVRALVQESGAKDVEIERLKKRLVEVETKKDALRTELAREKEKNDDTLQGMLKLLQVKNQAPISSQP; this is encoded by the exons atgagtgcaccacctagaAACTGGGAAGaacaatccactgctaggcctccactctttaatggccaataCTACTCCTGGTGGAAAAACAGGATGAGCGATCATATCATCGGAGaggactatgaactctgggacattgttactgatggtcccctggctataatgaaaaagaatgctgaaggagtggatgttccaaagacaagagctgactgcactagTGAGGACTTGAAGAA ggttctgccagtctcttgggaaagcaaaatcactactattcaggaatcaaagaacattgtcactcttaagttggatgagctaattgAAAATCGCATTGCCTGTGAACTTAGAAGgaaaaccatgaagatggatgcacccaagaaggaaaggagcctgacattcagaatcactgaaggtgttgatctagaggaggatgaaatgaccatgattacaaaggacttcaagaagtatctaatgagaggaaagggtcctTCAAGAAGTAGAAGCTAcaacaaaccaagg gttcaacccaagaagaacaaaggatcaacaaaggatatggttgctgcctggggagaaagctcagataAGGACTCAGAggatgaagatggagatgaacaaaCACTTATCGCAATTGGAGAATCCGATGAGGAATCTGAGGTAAAtataattcatctcaaagacaagattaaattttcgTCTAAAGAAAGACTATCTAAGTTACTTCTGAatttcattgatgaatctgaggatctaaataatgaaaatgaacagttgtctaaggagtgtgtgattttgaaagctaagtgcaaaaatctagaactTAGGGCTTGTGAAAGTGAATGTAAAAATGTTGAGTTAAAGAACCAAGTTCATGAACTTGACACCACTGTCCTAGAGCATAGAtttgaaaatctaaaattgaaattaggaactggtaaaaagaaagctgatcacacacaattcactttagaagaaaatgtaggaaaaataaaagatgaaCTGTACAAaagag GAGATAATGAAGAGATTGGGCTAATAAGAAATTCAAATGGTGAAACCACAGTCCAGCCTGAAGATGCATCACAGGAAGGAACAAGTGATGGAACGGGTCCTTCCACCCAAG atgaacctggttcatctgttgatcagaagttgtataggggaatgattggttcTCTTTTGTATCTTACTACCAGCAGACCTGAAATTATTTTCAGTATAGGTCTTTGTGCTCGATTTCAGGAAAATCCAaagaagtcccacttgactgct AAGGAAGAAAGTGGTTCTTCCGAAACTGAATATGTATCTTCTAATTCTAAAGTTTCTCCTGAGACAATTTCTAAAGTTGCTACAAATTTAGAGAATAGATTTGTAGGATCTATAACAGGTGTTGAGACTACAGAATCTGgagaagttggtggtaaaaaaaaaagggagagcAAGGGTGCTAGGAGTACTGTGAGGGGAAAAGGGACAAGAGTGGCTGATTCTTCACCCACTCCTGTGAGTTTAACCAAAGACGTAGGTGCAATGATTGTTTggggagatgaacctggttcatctgtagaGGAAACCCTCGCAGACCTGCAGAAGAAAGTGACTGAAAGCTATAATCCA gtaccagtgaatagcaaggtcagagccttggtgcaagaaagtggggctaaggatgttgagattgaaaggctgaagaagaggttggttGAGGTGGAGACTAAGAAAGATGCTCTTAGAACTGAACtggcaagagaaaaagagaagaatgatgACACTCTTCAAGGTATGCTGAAACTCCTCCAAGTCAAAAACCAAGCACCTATTTCTTCCCAGCCTTAA